The Bemisia tabaci chromosome 5, PGI_BMITA_v3 genome includes a window with the following:
- the trus gene encoding programmed cell death protein 2-like, with the protein MAKRWPLVYLGFEDEAISDKHRPFLSYTTNKIGGKPDWHVKGSEVPSCQLCSFPLLLVVQIYAPLPKSPNHRTLYLFACINPNCWNQNGSWVCVRSESTDSTSETKTNTTVISTDDWCGGADNWGEDEQNGNLTYNSSPDEDSITNDFTDLSLQGRNSTGGELSEAMGGGAAGAEAEGRLMSPIASAEIEVEGEEREMVTIDTPTAPEVNIVALLEQAPAVPEVKAELLQFVPIFISVMEEETTYSGLEHVNDLLQVYQQNNPGELDNFNTNQNPFQKKDRSTNPTNVEKYEPSTPSHGDKMFHQFVTKIQQNPGQILRYCREGGSPLFLYPVQDTPRQCQHCKGELLFELQVLPSLIPKLNLQTPSGTESGHLEFGSVYIFSCKKSCWSSTDKWRKEIVIVQAERI; encoded by the exons atggccaagcgCTGGCCCCTTGTTTACTTGGGCTTTGAAGATGAAGCAATCTCCGATAAACATCGACCTTTCTTATCTTATACCACGAATAAAATTGGTGGGAAACCT GACTGGCACGTCAAGGGCAGTGAAGTTCCAAGTTGTCAGTTATGTTCGTTTCCTCTTCTGCTGGTAGTTCAAATCTATGCCCCCCTACCGAAGTCGCCAAATCACAGGACCTTATACCTGTTTGCATGCATTAATCCTAATTGTTGGAACCAAAATGGAAG CTGGGTTTGCGTCCGCAGTGAATCTACTGACTCAACATCAGAGACCAAAACAAACACCACTGTAATCAGCACAGATGACTGGTGCGGTGGTGCCGATAATTGGGGTGAGGATGAACAGAATGGCAATCTGACTTACAACTCATCACCAGATGAAGACTCCATCACTAATGATTTCACCGATCTCTCCCTACAAGGGAGAAACAGCACAGGTGGTGAGCTTTCTGAGGCAATGGGAGGAGGTGCAGCAGGAGCAGAAGCTGAGGGCCGACTCATGTCTCCGATTGCCAGCGCAGAGATAGAAGTGGAAGGCGAAGAAAGAGAGATGGTAACCATCGATACACCAACAGCTCCTGAAGTCAATATTGTTGCTTTATTGGAGCAGGCACCAGCTGTTCCTGAA GTCAAAGCCGAGCTGCTACAGTTTGTGCCAATCTTCATTAGTGTCATGGAAGAAGAAACGACCTATTCTGGCCTAGAACATGTAAATGATTTATTGCAGGTCTACCAACAAAATAATCCTGGCGAGCTTGATAACTTCAATACAAATCAGAATCCCTTCCAAAAGAAAGACCGTTCCACGAATCCCACCAACGTGGAAAAGTACGAACCGAGCACTCCCAGTCACGGTGACAAAATGTTCCATCAATTTGTCACCAAAATCCAACAGAATCCAGGCCAAATTTTAAG ATACTGTCGGGAAGGTGGCTCGCCGTTATTTTTATATCCAGTCCAGGATACCCCGAGGCAATGCCAGCACTGCAAGGGAGAGTTGCTTTTTGAATTACAAGTTCTTCCCAGTCTAATACCCAAATTGAACTTACAAACTCCGTCAGGAACTGAAAGCGGTCATCTAGAATTcggatcagtttatatttttagtTGCAAAAAAAGCTGTTGGTCATCGACCGATAAGTGGAGAAAAGAAATCGTGATTGTTCAagcagaacgaatttaa